TAGTGCGATCATGATAGCAGCACTCGGCGCAGTCATGGATGTAGCAGTTTCTATTGTTTCCGCTGCTAGAGAACTTAAACTGCAAAATCCTGATATAAAATTCTTGGCACTTTTCTCCAGCTTGACCCGTATAGGACGAGACATGATCGGTACGATGGTCAACACACTCATCTTCGCATATGCCGGTTCTGAGTTAGGGCTCCTGGTGTATTTATACAGTTCTGGAGAGAATACCGCTTTTAAGTACATTACAGGAGAGTTTTTTGTGGGAGATGTAGTTAGAGCACTTTCAGCTTCAGCTGGCCTCATTCTGACGATACCTTTAACAGCTCTCATGGCAAGCCTTTTTTATGCAAAACACAAAGGCGTAGGCCGTGAAAAGTTTAAACACGTAGATTAGCCGTTCTACACGGTGGTACCCGAAAATACACACGAGTATTTCTGAAGAGTCCAATAAGAATTGTTCTGCTTTTTTCTTAGAGCAAGTACATTGTCGACATTGTTATACTATTTCACAACGCATACGACGGGAGCATGATCTGAAGGCTTCGGGTTACGTCTCTTCCTTATCTCTTCAACCACGTAGACATCCTCAATTGAGGGCATAAGTGTTTCACTAGAAAACACATAGTCGATACGCATACCCTGGTTTTTCCACATCCTACCTTGCCTGTAATCCCACCACGTAAATTGTACTTTTTCTGGATAAATCGCCCTAAAGACATCAACAAAGCCCACTGACAAAAGAGCTTTTAAGGCTTCCCTTTCTTCAGGAAAAGTTCCTACTGTATCTTTCAAGAGAATGGGGTCCCATACATCATTATCCTTCAGAGCAATATTAAAATCCCCTACAATTAGAACCTTCGGATATCTGCGTAAAAGCTCTTCCATACGCTTTGAGAACGCTTTGTACCACTGGATTTTTTGGAAAAACCTGGGGGAGCCACGAAGGTCACCATGGGGTGCGTAAACATTCACTATTAAGGTGTCGCCTAAAACTAGACCCAACGTTCGGCTTTCTACCTCTTCAAGAACAACCACAGGGACGCCTTCCTTGCGGGAACAAATAGATACTCCGTTGTAAGCCTTTTGTCCATTAACATAGCACTGATAATCCTTGAAAAAATCGTACGGGAAGAGGTCGTTTTCGCACTTTATCTCCTGCAAGCACAACACATCAGGAGCTTCCATCTGCATAAGCTCCGAGATAGAATCTAGACGCGCTCTTATACCATTTACATTAAAAGTGGCAACCTTCATACCTTCATACAAGTACTCTGGGTACTCTTGGATTAATGCTTGTCAAAACCTCATAGGGAATAGTCCCAACAAGCTGCGCCATCTCATCGGCCCAAAAATGCCCTCCTTCCCACTCCCCCATGAGAACAATCTCATCACCTACTGTAACATTCTTCGGAGCTTCAAACATTGTAAAATCCATTGTCACTGTCCCTATCTGCTGAAGGTTACCAGCTTTCGAACCGGCAATTGCCTTATTGCTTAGTTTTCTGTTATATCCATCGCCGTAGCCCACAGGAACAGTAACAACGTGAGTGGGCTCTGTTGCTCTCCAAGTCCAACCGTACGAGAGTCCTTCACCAGGTTCCAAGATATGCTCGTGAATGACACGAGCCTTTAGAGATAGCACAGGTTTTAAACCAGGATAACCATAGCCGTAAAGCGATATGCCAGGTCTGAAATGAGTGGCATAAGGAAACTTAGCGTTATAAAGTGATGCAGAATTGGACAAATGCACCATCAATCCCTCTGGTGCAATACTTAAAACCTCTCTAAACCTTTCTTCTTCGGTAGCCAACGCCTGCGAATCGGACAGCCCGTTTGATAGATGCGAACAAATGCCTTCCAACCTATTGCCAACCACCTTACATATTTCTCTTATCGTATTTGTCTCATACCACGGTACACCTTCACGGTGCATCCCAACGTCCACAAAAAGATGAAACTTAATAGGCAATTCCAGTAATCCGTCGCTAAGCCATTTTGAATCTGTTATGCAGAATCTAATACCTCTCTTCTCATATTCAGAGCACATGTTGGACAGAGGTGGATCGTCTAACACTAATATCCATTCTGCTCCAAACTCGGACAACATGAGTGCATCTTTTGCATAAACCACTGCAAACTTTGTTATACCATTTTTCAAAAGCTCTGGAACAACAACAGCAGCATCATGACCGTAAGCGTCGTCCTTGACCACCGCAATTGGTTCCAAGTCAGGTAGTTTTTGCCTTATGAGCTCCACATTGTTCTTCAAGTTCATTCTGGATACTTCAGCCCATTTATTCCACACTTCTAAATCCTCCTTCATTGACCAAACAAGAATTACAAAAAGTAGCGTTTCAAGAAATGCGTAAACTGTGTAGCTAAATAAGGATCAAACTGTGTACCGCTGCACCTTAGAATCTCTTCGATAGATTCTTGAATATTCTTACCTTTACGGTAAGGTCTATCAGTACTCATAGCGTCGAAGGAATCAGCGAGGGACAAGATCCTACCTTCCAATGGAATCTCTTCTCCCATAAGACCTTTGGGATATCCTTTACCGTCCCACCGTTCATGATGTGATTCTACCCACTTGGCGTATTTTCTAAGGGTTTCACTACCTTCCAAAATTTCTTCAGAAAACACGGGGTGTTTCTTCATCTCGGCGTATTCCTCAGGCGTCAAACTCCCCGGTTTCTTCAAAACAAAGTCAGGTATGCCCACCTTCCCAATATCGTGCAGGATACCAGCCCAGTAAATATCTTCGGAGGTGCTTCCTGTGTAACCAATAAAAGAAGCAAAATCAGAAGCTATCTTTGCTACCCTTTCAGAATGACCAGCCGTGTATGGATCCCTGTATTCCAAAGCCTTCACCAAAATGAGAATAATCTCCTTTAAGAACCTGTTTGCTGTTCGTTCGTGAACTTTCAAAGCTGTAAACGCACTAGCTAAACTGGTTAAAGATTCAAATAACTCAATGGATTGTTCATTGAAATCTACTTCCTCAAAACTATCGACAAAAACTGAACCATACCACTGCTTATTCACAATTAAGGGCGCAGCCAAAGATACTACAATGGGCGAAGGTCTAGCACTGCTAAATACTGCAGCAATCTCTGGGGGCATAGCACTGTCTCGAAGTTCTCTAACCACCTCCACTCCCTGAGGTCTGTAGACCCATTCAGGTCTAAGGTCCAGAGTGCTTAACAAGGAGCTATAGCCCCTGATTGCTCGGAACCGCACATAACCATCATCATCTCTTACCAATATCGAACCAGCTTGAGCCTCAGGAACCAGAGACAAAGCCAATTCCAGAAGGTAACTGTAAAAAGACTCGTCCTCAACATCTGGTCGCAGCTGCCCCATAAGTCCTAAAAGGCTTTTTTCTTTGGCTCTCATATCTTCCAGTTCTTTGTTCGCGTTCAAGATTTCCTCATAAGACGCCAAAAGCTGTTGATTTTCTGCAGCCAGCTGCTCATACGCAGCTGCAAGTTCTCTTCTGTTGGATCGAAGCATTTTTAATACCCAATAGAAAACTAAAGCAACAACAATGGCACCAATAGCAGCTCCTATGGCAATATTCCGTACCAACGTATTAACGAAAGCTGGGCTGAGCTCGTTTTTTCCAAGCCAGCGTTCTACAAGCTGATCGTATACTCCAGAAACTTGGAGCTGCCTAATCGCATCGTTCAGCCGAACGCGAAGGATACTGTTTTTTTCGCTAACGCCAATGGCATACTGGGCTAACTGAACCTTTTCCGGCAGAAGTATGGTGTCACTAATCTCAAGCTTCTCGGTTAAGTAGCCATAAGACTGCTCTACCATGAAAGCACCGTCAACTTGTCCGCTTTCAAGTGCTTCTAAGACTTCTTCATGACTCGCAAGCGACACGACATTTTTAAACCCATTGGAAATCAAGTACGACTCAAGTGCACTCCCTCCAACCACTGCCACCGATTTTTGTTTCAAGTCATCTAGTTTGAGGTTGGATCCCTTCCTTACAGCCATCACATAATACGGATAGAAGTAAGGATCAGTTGGCACCAAGGAGTTACCTGCACCTTCGTAGAATCCCATAACAAGTACAGCATCTGCTCTTCCATCTTTCACTGCTTCAATCGCTTCGCTCTGATACGAGGTAGGTAGAAAATCCACCTTTTCGTTTAGCACCTTTCCAATTTCTTTGGCCAGATCCACCGCAAATCCCTTTAGTTCTTTGCCTTCAACATACACAAAAGGTGGATTGTTGGCGTGCACAGAGAAAACAATATCCGCTTTTGCCTGCAACGGCAAAAGGAGTAGAAAGACTAATAAGACGCAGATTTTTTTAAACGTATGTTGCACCTTTACATTTTACAGCGATAATATAGAAATATGCATGATAAGAATATGAAAGAGCTTGCTTACTTCGGGGAACAATTGGTTAAAGCCACCCGTCAAAGTGCAGGATTTGACGTTCCTTTAGCACAGGAGGAATACATTCCAGCACGCGGCATCGTAGTAGCCTCCACAGGGTTAAGAGTAGCATTGCCAGAGGGCTCTTTTGGACTAGTTGTACCGCGCTCAAGTACTCCCATAAGATGGGGCATTACCTTAGCTAACTCCCCTGGAATCATAGACGAGGATTATAGGGGAGAAATAAAACTCATACTCCTCAACCTTAAAGACGAAGACGTGAAAATACCCAAAGGAACAAAGATTGCACAGCTCATAGTACTGCCTTTTATGAACTTAGAGCCCACACCATTTCAGGGAACACTAGAAGAATTTGAACAGTCTTCAGAACGAGGGACTAGAGGGCTTGGAAGCTCAGGAGTTTAACCTAGATGGCATGCATTGAAATACCTTAAAACAGGACCAGCTAAGTAGAAAGAGCCTGCTACTAAAGTCGGCGTTGGTTCCTCTAAAGCTTCGTAAAGATTAGGCAGCGTAGGTATTCCAGGCAACTCAGTTAAAGCGCGGTCAGAAAACGGTGGGTAGTAAAAGATCTGACCACCAAGCCTTTTCAAATAACTCAACGCCACTTCATGGTCTTTCCCCTTAACCAAACCCAGAATGATACGCATTGGGTTTACTCCAAGATCGTTGATCGTTTCAACCAGACTCTTGAAAGCAGGTGCATTATGCCCACCGTCAACAATGAGAAGTGGATCTTTCCTGACTACTTGTATCCGTGCAGGCAACACAACATCACTCAATAATGAAAACTCAGGTTCTTTACCGGTAGCTGCTCTATAAGCTTCTCCAGCGAGCAGGGCGTTCCATATTTGATGCAAACCAAGCATCCGTGTCCGAACTGTCCCCATTCCAGTCACGTATGCTTGTGTGCCATCCAGCGTAATTTGAGAATCTTCAATGCCGTATTTTGCCTGAACCACAACGTCAGCATCCACACCTGGCAAAGGTTCCAACGAGATTACTGGACCTGATAGACTATTGAGAAGTTCCCTTAAGTAGAAATCATAATCAGGAAACAGGTCAAAGTGATCCATACCTAAGGCTGTTACCACACTTATATCGTGTTTTTTTACGTTTGTTGCGTCGTGCTGTGATTCAATACCTGTTTCAACCACGGCCCACTCTTTTTTCGCCTTTTCGAAAGCCAAGTAAGCCGCACCAGTAAGCACTTCAAACGGGGTCAGTTCCACATTAAGATCTTTAGCCACGGAGAGAACTTGCTGCTTGAAACTGCTTAGGTCTGCTTGCTTTCCGTCGATCATAACCATCTCCGCCGACGTACAAACAAAGGGAGACAAGAAAAGACCTACATTATTGTTAAAAAGCGCTGCAACCATGGCGGCTACTGAACCTTTTCCAGAAGAACCTGTAACATATATGGTTTTTACTTTTTCGTGGGGATTGCCCAGAGCCCCTAAAACTCTCCGCAAATTTTCGTTCTTAAAACTTGTTGGCATGCGCGTGGTTAAGTCGTCGAGTAGTTCACAAGCGTTTTTCTTAAGTACTGGATGAGACCACTCAGGAAAAAACTGACAGAGAAGCTTCAAAAGAAAATCTCTGTTGTGAAGATCAGGATGAGGCACAGTCAAAACTTCGCTGTGCAAAACAAGATTATCATAGGTTAATATGTCGAGGTCTATTATGCGAGGCCCCCAGCGAATTTCTCTTGTTCTACCAAGCTTTTTCTCCACATCCAAGAGCGCCCTCAAGAGTTCTTCAGGCGTCAGTCCTGTATCACCTTTTCCTACAGCGTTCAGAAAAGTAGGCTGATCAACTTTGCCATATGGTGCTGTCTCTACCATCGGTGTTATGAACTGCCAACTTATAAATTCAGAGGTTAAATCAATTGCATTTCTTATGTGAGAAGCTCTATCCCCTAAGTTAGAACCAAAAGAAACATAAACGGTTGCCATGACGGTTAAATTCCTTCTCTTATAGCCTCGACAGCCTTGACGGCATCCACATTAGGCTTTGTATCATGGACACGAACGATGTGGACGCCTTTCCACGTCAGGTAGGAGGTCCAAGCTACAGTTCCGAAAAGCCTTTCCTCAGCAGGTACTCCTCCAAGGATTTTACCCATTGTACTTTTCCGGCTGTGTCCCACAAGCACTGGAAAACCCAGTGTGAATAGCTCCTCGATGCGACGCAAAACTTCTAAGTTATGTTCAGGCAACTTTGCAAACCCAATGCCTGGGTCAAGGATTATTTGATTTTCCTTAATCCCCTTACTCAGCGCGTATTCAACCCGTTCAACAAAATACGTATGTAATTCCTTCATCAGATCATCGTAAGAAGCGTACTCCTGCATAGTAGCTGGAGTCCCTCTCATGTGCATTATTACCACCGGCACACCGTAATCAGCAATGACGTTGGCCATTTCTTTGTCAAACTGCAACCCGTAAATGTCATTGATTAGGTCTGCACCGTTCTCCAAAGCTTGTTTTGCTACTTCTGCACGGTACGTATCAACAGAAATGAAAAGCTTCACGCGTTCTCGTACTTGACGGAGCAACGGGATTACACGTCTTAGCTCCTCATCTTCGCCAATCTCTGCAGCACCAGGTCTTGTGCTTGCTCCTCCTATGTCAATGAAAGCCGCCCCATTTTCCTCAGCATCTACGGCGCGCTCCAGTCCTGTGTGAAGATCCACTCGAGAACCAGGGAAGAAAGAGTCAGGTGTAGCGTTCAATATGGTCATTACTTTAGTTCTTCTAAGCTCTAGAGTCCCATTTGGCATTGTCAAAACAAAAGTCCTAGCCTCTCTGTCCTCGAGGACAGACTTAATTTCGTCGGCAATTTGATTAAGACCCCAGTATGGCATCCTTCTAAGTTTGTCAACTAGGCATTTGAGCTGCCGCACATTTGCCAATATGAGCACCGAAGATTTTTCAACCTTTCCAGTGATGACATGTTTATGGACAGCGGCATCAGCTCCACAGGAAAGACACTCTTGTTTTATCACCGAAGCCGCTGGATAATACACTTCGTCAATCCACACTCGAAGGTGACTATCTTTATCAAGGAAGATGCCATAGCTGGCAGGATCGCTGCCAATCTGATTTAAGAGCTCCCTAAGGTCAACATCCTTGGAAATCAATCGAACCATGGCTACTATTATATACAAGACCGCTGATAAAATAAGAACATATGGTGATCAATTTTCTAGGTAGGATTTTGGATTTTTTCGGTTTCAAACGCAAAGCCATGGCACTTTTCTCATGGGATCCAGGTAATGATTACACTAGCTTCTGGGGAGCGATTTACCTTGTTTTGAACAATCGGTCCGACTTGGCAATGGAAATATTGGAAAAGAAAGTCCAGAGGAACAACTATTACAGATGCAAGAGGCTTTTAGCCACACTATATCTAAGAGAAAACCCAAAAAAGGCAGAAGCTTTATACCAAAGACCGTCAAATATGTGGGAAGAAATTTACTTAGGAGATATTAGATATTACTTTCTAAATGATGTTGGCGGTGCTCTGGATGCATGGCAAAGCGCTTTTGAAAAAGTAGATTGGAATACTGCCCGAGAATGGGACAACCCAGCGAGGAATCTTCTTAAACGACTGTACATGGTAACGAAAGACGCAGAATTCTTAGAAAAATGGGCTGAGCTGGATGTGGATAATTTTAGGCAATCACAAATGGCCGACTACATAAAACTTCTTTACAAGAAGGGCGAAAAAGAAAGAGCTCAAGAAACGCTCAACGTGTGCATGTATCTGTACCGAGAAGATCCTATTTTGACCAGAGTAGCCGAAGAACTGAACTTAGAAGTTCCTTACTACAAAAAGAAGAAACCTCAGGTAGAAAACGCCGTTAGAAAACCATTAAACGCAGGGCTTCTAAAAGAAGATACTGACCCTGAAACCTTAATAAAGGCTATCCATGAGCTTCATCCAGATGCGATTATTACATTGGCTTCTTCAGTTCTGACTATTATGCAAGGAACCCTCCTTTGGGCAGGCACGTTTAAACCTTGCTGGCTTGCACGAACTCTGGGCCCATTTACGGAGCACGCGAAAGGTCCATTGATCCACTTCTATACATATCCCATAGTTGCCGATTGGAAATTGCAAGCATATTTGGAGCTCAGTGGTACCATTCCTGTACTGTTTGGCACCTTGATAGCTGCTATTGGAAAGCTTTTCGGGCAATCTGGATGGTTTTACAGAGTCATAGGACCAGTAGCCAAAGCAGTAGACAGCGACAAAATAGCACCTTACGATAGCTGCTTGGTACCTGGCCCATTGAATGCAAAGGTCTTCACATCGCAGCTATGTAGCCAAAACATACCTTTTGCCATTGTTGATGTTAACTCAGTATTCGGAGCTGAAGTAGTAGAATGCTGCAAAGGGTTAGACAAAAGATGGATTGAAGGTGCCTTATCGGACAACCCTGCGGGTAACGATGAATCCATGACCCCCGTAGTACTGCTCTGGCAGAAAGACCACGTAGAGGAATTGGAACATGAAAGCTTTTAGGGCCATTGTAAGAGGTTATGTACAAGGGGTTGGTTTTAGATACTCTGCCGTAAGAATGGCCGATAAAATCGGCAACATAACAGGTTATATAAGAAATTTACCCAATGGCACTATTGAAGTAGTCGCAGAGGGGCCAGAAGAAGAACTCAAGGAGTTTCTAAACTGGTTACACCACGGACCAAGCAGTGCTATTGTAGAACGTGTGGACGTTGAATACCAACCTTATACAGGGCAATACAAAAGTTTTATAGTGAAATTTTAATATGTGGGAGGGGTGTATGTGAACGGTAATCTTATGATTCTCGTAAGTTTGTTAGTTGGATTAGCGTTTGGCTTATTGTTAGGGTTTTTGATTTGGAAACAAAGAGTACCGAAAGACATTTCCACTTATTTCAACTACCTTGGTAATCTGGATTTAACTCTGCACAAGCCAGTAACTACCACGTTTTGGAGTCGTTTCTTGGACTCCCTTGACAAACTAGTCCAAAAAATCAGATTGTTTGTGAGAGATACATTCTTCGCCTTCAGAGATGCCACGTCCAACGTTCACCAGGCACAGTTTCTGCTGGAGGATTCTATGAAGCTCGCTTATGGAAATATGGAAGCGGCAGAAGAGATAGCAGACAAAGTACAAGCGCTGGCAGCAAGTGGGGAAGAGTTAAGTGCTAGTACTGAGGAACTGGCAGCTTCAAGCAGTAATGTGTACGATAGCACTGTTCAACTGGACGGGCTATCTCAAAGAATAAAGGAACACGTAGAAGAACAAATCAAGAACATTTCTAATACCATTGAAAGTTTCGATCAAGTTTTTTCCAAAGTTACTTCGGTACAGCAGGAAATTGATCAATTGGAAAATCTCTCCCAACATATTTCTGGCATAGTTGAAGCTATTTCAGATATTTCGGAACAAACAAACCTTTTGGCACTAAATGCCGCTATTGAGGCGGCAAGAGCTGGAGAAGCTGGAAAAGGCTTTGCAGTAGTTGCTGATGAAGTAAGAAAACTGGCAGAAAAAAGTAAGGACGCAGCTGAAGAAATCGCAACTCAGCTAAAGAACTTTTCAAATACTGTTGGCTCAGCAGTAGAATCCGTGCAAACCGTATTAGAGTTAATCACCAACATGGGCGATACCACAAGAGTTCTTTCTAACAGCCTCAACGTCATACTCTCTAGCGTGCAGGAAATTTCAAGTTCTGTGGCTGAAGTGAGTAATAACGTAAAAGAACAGGATAGAGCAACTTCCCAAGCTGCCATAACTGTTCAATCGTTAGCGGAAGACACGGCCAAAGTTGCCGAGCTTTCGGAAGCTCTGAAGAATGCCATGACACAACTGCAAAGGCACTTGCAGACTGTGTACAAACAGAATTCCACTGCGGCAACCCGGCTCAGAGATGGCATGTTAAGTTGCCTTGATTTCAAGGCTCTTACCGAGGAAGAAACCAAGCAAATGTTTGCCGAAGCCGTCCAATACCACAAAGATTGGCTAAACCAAATCCTAGACACAATAACATCTGGGAAAGTATGGACCTCCATTGTTGACCCTCATTTCTGCATATTCGGGCTATTTTATGACGTGGCCACACCGAGATCTCAATACGAAGATCTATGGCCACGCATCGGTGAAGCACATGAAAAACTACACAGCACGGCTGCTCAACTGAAAAAAGCGTACGAAGATGGGAACAAGGAAATGGCCTTGTCGCTTCGCAAACAACTTGAAAAGGAGTCCGAAGAACTTACAAGACTTCTTAATGAGGTCCTTAAGCGTTTCTAGCTAGAAGATTCTTATGCCTGAAATAAACTGGCAGCATTTGTTCTCAGATGAGGTCTTGTATCAACGTATAAAGTTTTTTCTCCTTGGGTCTGTCAAGAATATGGATGTTGCAGAAGAGCTCACACAGGAGACCATGGCAAAGGCATGGGAAAAGCGACTCACTCTAAAGAATATCGAAAAAATGGAAGCCTGGCTGTTTGCAATTGCTAGGAATGTGCTCATGGACTACTACCGTCATAAAGGCCTACTTATCGAGGAAGAAGATGAACAATGGGAAAGCAACGTTGCAGCTTGCTCATCTCAAAATCAAGAAGAATTCATGGATCTGCATGATGCTCTAGATAAGTTACCAGCGCCTCAAAAACTAGTCATCGAACTGAGGTTTTTTAAGAACTATACTGTGCAGGAAACGGCACAGATAATGGGAAAAACTCCTCAGGCGGTGAAAATGCTTCAATACAGAGCCCTAAGAGCACTTAGGGACTATGTGAAACCTTTTGATGAGTTGGAGCGTCTTAACAATGATGGAGAATATTAAGGCATTTCTACTCAACACAATCTTAGAATCCATAGAAAAACACCAGCAAATCGTATTGCCCTGGTGGTGGGTATTCTTACCCACTTCATGGAAAAAAGAATTCAGCGAGCTCCTAATAGTAGCTATTCCTCTAATAAAAACTAGCCCAGAGCAAAGTTACGGTAGAACAGTTCAATACAGCACAGGAGTACTTGGGACAATTATTGCCACAACGCTTGCATTGTTTCTCTTCACCAATACCTTCGCTCATATGACCCCACTGACCATGGTTTACAAAACAGCAGGGAACGGACAACAGCGGCTAGAAAGCACTTTCGAATCGCCCTTTGAAACTTCCGGACTTGGCTTACAGGAAGTAGTAATACCCTCAACCTTATATCAAATAAATGCACCTACAAACGAACTTCAAGCATTACTCGAGGAACTGAATGCTATCCCAGTTCCAGATTACCTTAACCATGAGGGATGGATCGTAGATCAAAAAAGGTTACTTGGGGCATTACAGTACCGCACCTTAAGTCCAGGCTGGTATTTCTCAGCGACGTCAACTTCCATAGACAGTGTTTTCAACTCGTTCTTAACAAACACTGGATTTGAGGATCCTGTTTTAGTAGTTGAAACAAAAAGGCCTTAATCTATGTATACA
The genomic region above belongs to Coprothermobacter proteolyticus DSM 5265 and contains:
- a CDS encoding RNA polymerase sigma factor, with protein sequence MPEINWQHLFSDEVLYQRIKFFLLGSVKNMDVAEELTQETMAKAWEKRLTLKNIEKMEAWLFAIARNVLMDYYRHKGLLIEEEDEQWESNVAACSSQNQEEFMDLHDALDKLPAPQKLVIELRFFKNYTVQETAQIMGKTPQAVKMLQYRALRALRDYVKPFDELERLNNDGEY